The Syntrophotalea acetylenivorans genome contains the following window.
CGAAACGGGAGAACAAAGATGGGTTTGCTCTTTGCTGACCACACCACATTTTCCGCATTCGTACAGTTTGGTCATAGCTATATATCCTTTCTAGCCGTCAAAGGCATCCTTCTATCACGATAGTTAAATTCTACCATGACCGGTCTTTCCTTGTCGATCCAGTGACATGGTGAATATATCAGGCAAAATCAATAGATGGATTGTTCACTCTCCTACGGTAATTGACGATGCCATAGGGCAGAAACTTCACCAGAACCTCTCCGCGATCCGAATCTGACTAAGAAAACACTCCCGCAAGCCATTCAGCTTGTCTCTGCATGGGACCATCATCTAATTTCTGCCGAAATGCCCCACCCGCAGCGACAAATTTTCCTAGAGAGACAAGAGCATCCTTAAAGTCATCGACCATGGCGGGTGGTCCTTCGACATTCTCCAGAACTTTCTTGACCGATAATAATTCTGATTGCCAATCCGCCCTACCCTGCTTACTGTAATCTTTGGGGAAATTTGCATAAAATTCATGCAGATTTGACCTCAGCAGCTCAAATATATTTTCGCTTAAGGACATTTTCCATTTCAGACCGTTCTCCATTGAGCGTACAATATGGCGTTCAGATATCTGATCGGGGCTTACATGTTCTGAAGCCACTAAATACAACACATAGAACGGGCTCATGGCCAGTTGGCAAACGGTTTCTTCGGTAAGTTTTACCATCGTCAAGCTATCCTTTCGACTACCGGTAATTGTCCAAACACACCAGACATTCAGCAACTTTTTGAGTTTATAAACAGGTTAAAAGCAAGGACCAGTCCAGAATCACGTGGACAATTGTTAAAAATTTGAAATCGCCCCCTAATACAAACCTAACAATTATCCTCTAAGAACATTTGGTTTTTTGTGTTGGCCATTATCATGCTGGAATCCGTCGAAGTTTCCAGTATTGTTTCCTTAGTTGGAAGTTAAAATCTGGCTGAACAGATACTGGCTATTCTCTTAATTTTTTCGCGGCAAGGAACCCACGGACCTGAGCCTGCTTTACAGTCGCCACAAACCACGGTTGTTTTCAGTCTGTGATTCTCTGAACTTCTTCTGGGACCAAGAGACTGAAAATACGTAACGAAGGCCGAAAGGACAGTACAAAAATCATGAGCACTGAACTTCTTCTAATCGGGGTCGGCATCCTCGCCGTAATCGCAATTCTGGATATTATGGTCGGGGTCAGCAATGATGCGGTAAACTTCCTTAATTCATCGATTGGTTCCCGGGTAGCACCCAGAGCAACCATCATGGTTATCGCCAGTTTCGGTATCATGGCCGGCGTAACTTTTTCTAGTGGCATGATGGAGGTAGCCCGCAAGGGAATTTTCCATCCTCAGTACTTTACCATGCCGGAATTACTCACAATTTTCCTGGCGGTAATGATCACAGACATTATTCTGCTAGACCTTTTCAATACTTACGGCCTGCCCACTTCAACCACGGTCTCCGTGGTCTTTGAACTGCTCGGTGCCGCTGTAGCCGTGTCATTGCTTAAGATCATGCAGGCCGGCGAGAGCTTCGCCAGCATTGCCCAGTACATCAACTCGGCCAAGGCAATCACCATTATTATGGGGATTTTGCTCTCAGTTGCGATTTCATTTGTCCTGGGTGCTATCGTGCAGCTCCTGACCCGTCTACTCTTCACCTTTGATTACCAGAAGCGCCTCAAGCGCTACGGAGCTCTTTGGGGCGGTGTAGCAATGTCCTCCATCGCCTATTTTATTCTGGTCAAAGGAGCCAAAGGCGCGTCCTTCATGACCAAGGAAAATTTGCTTTGGATCAAGAGCAACACTCCTCTGCTGCTTCTGATTATCTTTCTTGTTTCCGCTATCTTCCTGCAAATCTGGCAAATGCTGCGGTTTAACATTCTTAAACCGATTGTTCTGGTCGGCACCTTCGCTCTGGCTATGGCCTTTGCCGCCAACGACCTGGTCAACTTTATTGGCGTCCCTCTGGCCGGCTTCCAGGCCTTTAAAACCGCCACAGCAACAGCCAACCCCCTCACTGCGACCATGGGCGCCCTGGGCATGAAGGCTCAGGCGAACACCCTGTTCCTCCTGTTGGCCGGCGGTATCATGGTCCTGACCCTGTGGCTCTCGAAAAAAGCCCGCACGGTTACCGAAACCGAGCTCAGCCTCAGTCAACAGGATGAGGGCAATGAACGTTTTGAATCGATCTTTCTCTCCCGGGCGCTGGTCCGCCTGGTGCTGCACATCTTTGAAACCGCCTGCCTGATCATCCCCAAAGGCCTGCGCAGCGTTATCAGCCACCGACTCGACACCCGTGCTGCTGCAGCCCATCTTGGGGGAGATGAGCGTCCCTCCTTCGACCTGCTGCGGGCCTCGGTCAACCTGATGGTCGCCAGTGCCGTTGTTTCCTATGCCACCTCCAACAAGCTGCCCCTTTCGACCACGTATGTCACCTTCATGGTCGCCATGGGCAGCTCCTTTGCCGATCGGGCCTGGGGCCGGGATAGTGCCGTCTACCGTGTAACCGGCGTCCTCGCCGTCATCGGCGGCTGGTTCATGACAGCCATCATCGCCTTTACCTTTGCCGGCCTGTTTGCCACCATTATTTTTTACGGAAAAGGCTTTGGCGTTCTCTTCTTATTGGCCCTTGCCGGCAGCCTGATCTGGAATGCGCATCGCAAACACCGCAGCTTGTCCCAAGAGGCGGAAAAAGAAACGGTCTTTAACCTCAAGTCGATCGAAGATCCGCAGAAAAGTGTCGCGACGACCTTCGAACATATGGCCTTTTTGCTTAAAGAGATCCGCTTGTCCCTCGATTCGTCTCTGGATGGCCTCTTTCAGCAAAGTCCGGACCGCCTGCGAGCAGAGCGTAAAAGATTAAGCAAAATCCAGCAGTGGTCCAATATTATCAGTGCCAATGTTTTCAAGGCGATGCGCCTGCTTGACCAGAAAAATCTTGCGGTGACTCATAAATATCCTCAGACCGTTCGACGTCTGCAAAAGCTCACTGACGGGCATCGTGATATTGTGCTCCGCGCCTATACCCATGTAGGCAATCATCACAAAGGACTACTTCCGGTACAGATAAAAGAACTGGAGCAGGTACGAGAACTGCTGGACCAAATCCTGCTCGAAGTGGAAGAAACCTTTAATCACAAACAGACCGCAAACCTCAGCCGACTTACGGCAAAAGATCGTCAATTGCGGGACCTCGCTGCCGAACTCAACATTAAACAGGTGGCACGAATTCAGGACAGCGCCTCCAAAACGCGCTTGAGCATCCTTTATTATGCAATTGTCGGTAATGCGATGATGCTTTCCAAACAGAATCTGGAACTGCTGGAGATTTTCAATCTTTCCTTTGGAGAAATCGAGGAAACTCTCTAGAAAAGACCGAAAGCAAAGTTCTCTTAAAACTAAAACACCTCCGATCCAATACAGAATCGGAGGCGTTTTAGTTTGAGGTTTCCATATTTTCAAAAGTATTGCCCATTAGATTTTTTGCACCATCAAACCGACTCTGTGATAGAGTGCTAATCTAAAATTTTAGGTAGAGTTGCCCCGAACAAAAATGAAGAGTGATGAACAGGATCTCTAAAACTGTTGATCATCGATTTACCCCTAGCAAACTAGCGTTTCGGCGATAAATAAAACCGGCTTAATGCACATTGTTTCCCGAACATGACCAGGAATATTTCCCATGCCCAAGACTGCTGCCAGCATTGACTTTGATCCGCGGCTCAGGGACAACCCACGCGTCCTGTTGCGCAAATTCCTTTGGACCGGTCTGCTGTGTCTGACCGCTGTTCTGTTGTTGGCAACCTATGGTGTTTATCGAGCCTACAGTTGGCGCCTCATTGAAAGCGCACATACCGAGGCAAAAGCCACCTGTCAGGTGCTGCTGGTCAAAGAGAAAAAACTGCTGATCGATATTAATGAAAAGGGCCACGCTGAACTGAAACTAGAAGACTCCGAAAAGGCCAACTTTGGAAAACGCCTGCACAAATACTTTCAGCCTTTTGCCATTGATTTTATAAGAATCTGGGATTTGCAACGCCGGGTGGTCGATCACACTGGAGATGAAAACAATACCAGGCAAACTGTTATTCCCCCGGCGCTGGATAAGTCCCTGGCAGGGGAAAGTTTCTCGTTTCTAGGCAAAGAAAGCGATATCGGTCTCGGGGGAAAGGATAGAGAAAAAGCGACAAACCAGGTAATCAGCTTTCTACCGATTTGGGGGAAAAACAAAGAGGTTCTGGGGGCTATCGAGATTCGGCGGAGCATCAAAAGCTACCGCGCAAAGATCCGCCGTGAAGTAGCCTTTTTTGCCCTATCGCTGGGAACAGCGCTCCTCGCTCTATTCGGCTGCGTTTATTTCCTGGTGGTCAAAGGCGCGAATCGCCTGACCCAAACCCAGCAGATCCTGCATTTATTAGCCACAACCGATCCCTTGACCGGCCTTTATAACCGCCGAGAAATCTTTGCAAGGGCCAGTGACATTTTTTCAAAAGAACAGGAAAGCAAGCCGCACAATACACTACTGAATTTTGGGCTTCTGATACTCGATTTTGATAATTTTAAAAGAATCAATGACACCTATGGTCATCCCATAGGCGACCGGATTCTGCAGGAGTTGGCAAGCCGCCTTCAAGCCGCTTTACGCCCCTACGACATTTTAGGGCGAGTAGGCGGCGAAGAGTTTATGGTCGTACTGCCAGAAAGCAACCTTGAGCAGTGTCAGGACATAGCGGAACGTTTATGCAAAACAGTGCGAGACAACCCCTTTGAAATAGACGGGTTGCTGGTTCGCGGTTCGATCAGTATCGGCGGAGCCACGGCCCACCCTCTGGACCGGGAATTGGAGGCCGTACTGCAAAGAGCCGATAAACGACTCTATCAGGCCAAAACCCGTGGCAAAGATCGCGCATCCTGGACCGATGATGCGGTATGTAGCTCCCGCCTGTCGGAGCTGACAAATATTTAGCAGTGAAAACTGCAACCGAAAGCACCGCTCTGTCAACCGCAACTTCCGCACATGCGTAAAAACTTACAGTGATTGGCGCCCATCCAGACAGCACCATCCTGCAAAATCCGCAGGCAAAAGTGATCCAGCTGGTATGCCTCTTAATTAGTAAGAGACTGAATAGGCGCAGGAATTCTACCGCCCCGGGCAATAAAGTCCTCAGAACTGAAGTTATGCACCGGCATCACCGGAGCACTGCCGAGCAGGCCGCCAAACTCCACCATATCCCCTTCTTCAGTTCCAGGTGCAGGGATTATGCGAACGGCTGTAGTTTTCTTGTTAATCATGCCGATCGCCATCTCGTCGGCGATAATCGCGGACAGAGTCGCCGCTGAAGTATCGCCGGGCACGGCAATCATATCGAGGCCGACGGAACAGACACAGGTCATGGCCTCGAGCTTGTCCAACGAAAGGGAACCCCGCTGTACGGCACGAATCATACCCTGATCCTCGCTCACGGGAATGAATGCTCCGCTCAAACCGCCTACAGAAGATGAGGCCATGGCGCCCCCCTTTTTGACCGCATCGTTCAGCAGAGCCAGAGCAGCGGTCGTACCATGGGTCCCGCAGCTTTCCAATCCCATGGCTTCCAATATCGCCGCCACGCTGTCGCCGACGGCCGGGGTCGGTGCCAATGACAGATCGAGAACCCCGAATTGGGCGTTGAGCCGGCGGGCTACCTCCTTGCCGACCATCTCGCCCATACGGGTGATTTTGAAGGCGGTCTTCTTGATACATTCGGCGATATCGCCAAAAGTCGGATTATCCAAGGCGCGAACCGCCGCATTGACCACGCCGGGGCCACTGACCCCGACATTGATGACACAGTCCGGTTCGCCGACGCCATGAAAAGCACCGGCCATAAAGGGATTATCTTCAGGAGCGTTGGCAAAAATGACGAGCTTGGCGCAACCGATGCCTTTACGATCGCCGGTCAATTCCGCAGCCTGCTTGATAGTCCGTCCCATCATAGCCACGGCATCCATATTAATACCGGCCTTGGTGGTAGCCACATTTACTGAAGCGCAAACTTTTTCCGTCGAAGCCAGTGCCTTGGGAATGGAATTGATCAGATTCAAGTCGCCGTGGGTCATGCCCTTCTGTACCAGGGCACTGAAACCGCCGATAAAATCAACGCCTATTTCCTGTGCCACACGATCAAGGGTCTCAGCTACAGAACTGTAGTCATCGGTCTCGCAACTCTCCGCGGCAATGGCGATAGGGGTCACGGAAATCCGCTTGTTAATCACCGGAATGCCGTAAAGGCTTTCGATCTCTTCGGTCGTCTGGACCAGCTTCTCAGCGCAGCTCAGAATTCGGTTATAGACATTCTTGTTGAACACCTTGATATCTGGATGGCTGCAGCCACGCAGGCTGATGCCCATGGTGACAGTACGGATATCAAGGTGCTGATGGGAAACCATGTTGATGGTTTCAAGGATCTCTTCAGGATGGATAAGCATGGCCGACCTCCTCAGATCCTGTGCATGAAGCGGAATGCATCTTCATGCTGAACATTGATTTCGACACCCAAGTCCTTACCGATGGCGGACATAGCTGCCTGAAAAGCTGCCAGATCAAACTCCTCTGCCTCAACCTCGGCAAGCATAATCATGGTAAACAGATCGCTCATAGTAGTCTGGCGAATATCGGCGATATTGACACTGTGTTCGGCCATCACCCGGGTCACCCCCGCGACAATACCTACCCTGTCCATACCGATAACCGTAATAACAAAACGACTTGCTGACATGTTCATTCCTTTTCTAGCTGATATAGCTGTATTAAAAGCCTGATAAGCGAAAGAGTCTATTACTTGATGTGCTAACTGCAGTCCAACAGAACGGGACAGTTATCCCTTATCCAGTCCTTCACTAATCATTTCAAAGATTTGTCATCACCCAGGACAAGCAACAAGGCAACGCTCAGGAGTTGCCAGCGGGCAAATGATTCAATGTATAAGCTGTTAGCCAATGCTGACGAAGATTAAACACATTGAGGCGCCCTGTCAACCGCCCACACACCCTGACAGCAGAAGTGCATATTTCGGTTCAGGCGGAAAGAGATCGAATCGTGTCGCGGAGGTTGGCATCAGGATCATGCGCGGAGGGGAAAAGACAACGGACGCCCCGTTGACTACCAGGGCGTCCCGATCAAAAAGACGAACTTAATCACCGCCCGCGATATTCTCATAGCCAGTAAACATGGCCTTCAGATGCGAGCCGAGGGTGTGGCCGGTAGTGATCATGTAGACATGAACTATCAGATACACAAGAAAGGCAAATGCGCCAATGGTGTGCAAAACCGCTACGGTGGAAAGGGTCCAATTCCAACCGAATTGGGGCCAGCGATTATAGTAATAATAAATAAACCCCGTCACCATCTGAAAGGGGACCAGAAGCGAAACGATACCAAGGTAGGTGATACGCTGCAATGGATTGTGTTTGACCCTCTCCGACTTGGGCACGGGATGAGCCTCGCCACGAAAAATTCCAGAGGTGTAGTAACGGATAACTTCGAACATTTTGGAAAATGTAGGCACGTAGTGCTTCCATTCACCGGTGGTAACGATCCAGAAGACAATGAAGGCATAAAGAACCAGCCAGGCCCAGGCACATAGGTTATGTACAGCGAAAGCGGTCTCGAAACCCAAAAGCCGATAAACGCCATGAACTTCAAAACCGGTGACAATCAGCAGCAGGATAAGCATGCCCTGCATCCAGTGCCAAAAACGCTCAAAGCGGGTATAGAGATATAGTTTAGATATGGTCATGGCAGCCCCCTACTCCCTTTTCTTTCCTGAAACCAACCGCATCAAACCGTGGCCGGCCACACCCAGCAACGCAAACGCCACCGCCAGCCAGCCGATGGTGTCTACCAGGGGTTGCCGGTCTCGCCCGGGCATGTAAAAACCGCTCAAAGTGGCAAGTCGCCCCTGCTCCGCATGGCAATCGACGCACTGCAAAGAGTTTTCAGCCGGAGCCACCATGTGAGTAATGGGATAATGGTATTCGGTCTCGACAAATCCATATTCGCCGCTGTAATCCAGCTTTGCCGCCTGCATACCGGCAGCAATAGCCTGGTTCCAGTCGTAGCTCTTCCAATAGGCGGACTGATCCTTACCGAACAGGTGCGGAACGGCCATCGTACTGTTGCCCTTATCGTAGGGTTGCTTACCCCGATGTACCTTAAAAGGCGTAATCCGGGAATCGGCATCGTCTTTATCACCCAGCACCCGATTGAGTTTGACTACCCGGGTGGCGTCGATCGTGTCCGTTAACAGCAGATAGTCCATGCGACCGTTGTACCAGAAATATTCCGGAACAACATCCTTCTCCCAGACGAAGCTGCCCTTTTTGGTATCGTAGGAAGGTTTGCCTGATTCCCCCTTGACCTTATAGGGCTTGCCGTTTTTCTTACGCCCGGCCTGGGACCAGTCCCATTGCATCTTGGTCGGGATAACCCGGGCAAAGGCCGGGATATGACAGGTCTGACAGGCCACCTTATCCGTATGGTCGTTGGCCTTATGACCCGACCTGTGAGGTTTTTCCGTGTGGCAGGATTCGCAGGAGATAAGTTTGACCAGGTCGTCCTCGATCAGGCTTTTGCGTTCGGTAAAGGCCGGCTGTTTGTAGGTGCGGCCGGAGATAAAATGAGCCTCTGTTGTGTGGCAGCGCTGACAGTTAAAATTACTACCCTCGGCGTTCATATGCACATCAAGGTCACGGCTGGGATTGAACAGGGAGGAATCGAGATCACCATGTTTGACTGCGTCTCCGCCGCCGCCAAAGAAATGGCAAACTCCACAGTTTTCACGGGAAGGCCGACCGACGGAAGCAGAAATAAGTCGATAATCCGGCGGCACAAATGTCTTTTTGCCGAATTTAGTCGCTTCCTTTACCGGGTAACCGGCCTTGGTAGGAAATTTTTTATAAGTACCCGTCCGTTCATGGCAAACCAGGCAATCCACCTTTTCTTCGCTGCTAAAGTCGAAGGAGGCATCCTTCCAGCCATAACCCACATGACAGGAAGTACAGCGCGGTTCATTGGAGTGGATGGAAATACAAAAGTTATTAAGCGTCAGGCCATTCTTGCCCATCAGCCCTTCTCCGTCAGCAGGGTCTTTCCAGGTCCAATGAATGGTCTGATGGACCTGGTGGGCGGCCTCGTTATGACAGGAGAGACAGGCTTTTGTAACCTCTTCCGGCGATTTGAATTCCTGCTGCAATATAGGGTGGGCGCTATGATCGGCCGTCACCCAGCGAACCGGTTTAGAAGAGACTTGGCGAGCCTTGACCCGACCAAGAGCCACACCACCGTCTTCGGCTTTATCCACGGCTGCTTGCATCCCGGCAGGAAATAAACCAACTGCAAGCAGGCAAAAAACCAGAGGCAAGAAGCCCCAACTCCCCATCCTTCGCCAGAATTTATTTCGCATGCAACCTCCCCAGACTCTGCAACAGGTTCTCAAGCAGTGCACTTGCTGACCGACAACATCGTGGAGTCGAGTCTATCAGCCTTTTGTGAGTTCAGACAACAAAAAACACAGTTGTTTTTGCGGTTATTACAAGGGCAATTTACAAAAGAAATCATAAACGTGTATTGTATCAATGCCCCATATTTTATTAATGTATAACCAGACTGACAGACGAGATTGGTCAAGAGATATCGAACATTTTAGATACAAGGGTACGAATTTGCAAAAAAAGGCCCCACTCTCACACTCAGCCGCGTCCAGTCGGCAACAGGAGGTTCTTCAATGAAATACGATATGATTCACACCTGTATTCGGGTCATGGACCTGAAAAAATCGGAACAATTCTACCAACAAGCCTTTGGCTTCGAAATCTCCCGACGAAAAGACTTCCCCGACTACAAATTCACCCTCTCCTATCTGCGTAGCCCCGGTGGCCAATTTGAACTAGAGTTGACCTGGAACCACGACCAAACCGAACCCTATGAAATAGGTAACGGCTATTCCCATCTGGCTGTGGGTGTCAAAGACCTTGAGACTTCTCACAAACGCCACGAAGCGCAAGGTTTCAACCCCAAGCCTCTCAAAGGGTTGGCGGGCGGTGAAGCGAAATTTTATTTTATTGCCGACCCTGACGGTTATCTGGTCGAAGTAGTTAGAACCTGACTATACCTTCAGACCGACGCACAAAAAAAAAGGGCGAGACCGGTAAACGGCTCGCCCTGCGTTTTCAATTTATAATTTTACCAATCCCCCGATTCTGTTTTATGGCAAACAGAGCCGGGATCAATTACCCCTTCAGCGGCTTCACTGCTGGGCAAAAGCATTCATGTTTCTAAAGGCTGGTTGTAGCGCGGCGATTCAAATGATCGCTCAAACCCTGTCTCTGAAACGGACTGCCCCCCCTAGGCTTTCTTCACAAACTCCGACTTCAACTTCATCGCACCGATACCATCGATTTTGCAGTCGATGTCGTGATCACCATCCACCAGTCGGATATTTCTTACCTTGGTCCCCACCTTAACAACTGCCGAGGATCCCTTAACTTTGAGGTCCTTGATCACCGTCACGGCGTCGCCATCTTTAAGCTCATTGCCGTGAGCATCCCGAATTACCTTTTCGGTTTCTTCCGTTTCGGCAACACTATCTTTCAGCCACTCGTGGCCACATTCCGGACAGATGTACATCTCCCGATCCTCGTAGGTATATTCGGAACCACACTTTGCACAACTGGGAAAATCACTCATTCAAAAACCTCCTCCACGGAAAGGCTGCCAGCCTTCTGCAACTTTTTCATAAAAAACCGACCTGCGGCTTCATAAATGAGCGACTGCACACTGCAACGGTCTAAACAAATTGCTGGCCAAATTAAGGATACTGGAATCTTGTATTTGAAAAATTGATCTAGAATATAGTGCCGTAGTTATTCCTTGTCATCATAAATATCATTTTGGAAACATTGAACAGCCGGCGCGGAGAAGAAGAGAACCTCAAAAAGGATACTCTGAGACCGGGGAATATTGGCAAGGGAACTAAGAGAGCCAACGCCCAATTCTGTCAGAATTGCAGAGCAACAAAGTTGAACCACATGCTTTCCAGAATACCTCAAGCGAGATCTACGCTCCTTCAGGACCATCCACCTCCTTGAGCGCCACCATCACCTGTGGACATCTTCTTATCAAACGGTAAAATTTATACACAATCGATAAACCGTGGGCAATCGGACTAAGATTTTCTCTTCCGCTAAACCCCGGTCGAGGCTCCCATAATGTGTCTTCCCTCTTACTCCTGCCCGGTGCCGGCCAGGTTGGTCAATGACGTTACATACGCACCATCGATAAAACCGGAAAAAGCTTCAAATAGTCCGCCAGGTAAGTCCGAAGATTTAAAAAGTTTTAGCATTCAGATAGGTTTAAGCGCTTAAGACAACATGGGGATTACGCCATGAAAGTTTTTCTTAGTTGGTCTGGACAAAGGGCGCGGGCTCTCGCCGAAGTGCTCAGAGATTGGCTTCCGGAGGTTCTGCAGGCTGTACAACCCTGGTTATCACCCGAAGACATCCCCTTAGGACCCCATTGGGCTTCTGAAATTGCGCACAGGCTCGAGAATGCTGATGCCGGCATCATTTGTCTTACGCAAGAAAATGTCCATCCACGATGGCTAAGATTTGAAGCTGAGGCGTTATCTTCAAGCTTGACGGCACCTCTCAGCATCTATGCTCTTGATCTCATCCCCGCCGATATCGGTGGACCTCTATCTCCGTTTCAATGTGCCATAGCAAAGAAAGAAAGTACCTATAGATTGATCGATTCCCTGAATACACTTTCAGGGAAATATATGATGACCGAAGAAAACTTAAAAAGGGTTTTTGAAATTCAATGGCCTGTTCTTGAAGACCTATTACGATCAGTTTCAGAATTAAAAACAGAAGAGAAAGATAATAAAAAACACAAGTCATTCGAGGAAAAATTAGACGAAGCTCTTGACTTGCTCCATTCTCTCTGTGCCTCTAATAGCCCAACATCGACCCAATCGGGGCGTAGCCAAACGTTGCGACCAAAAATATTCCATTCTCAACCAAGGGTTTTTGTTAGCTCTTCAATCGAAGGTCTTCATATTGCCGAGACCATTCAAGCCGATTTAGAAGCCATTGCAGAATGCACAATATGGACCCAGGAGATTTCAAGCGAAAACTTTGAAAATATTGTAAATATCGCAGCTGACTTTGATTACGCCATTATTGTGCTCACAGTTGATGACATCCTGATTAAAAATGAAACCGAAAGACTTGGACCAAGAGATAATATCGTCTTTGAACTTGGGCTATTCACGGGAACCTTAGGAAGAGCCCATACTTTCATGGTTCTATGTAAGGACGATCCGATACACCTCCCATCGGACTTAGTCGGTGTTACGGTTGCGATGTATTCAAGACGATCTGCCGACAATCTAAAGACTGCCCTCGACCCGGTTTGTATCCAAATTAAACGGGCAATGGGCGTTGCATAGACAAACTGTTTATGAGTATATGCTCAATAAAAACAGCCGTAAACCTGCCGGGAACTATCGTTTCTTAATTTTCCCTATCCGGAACCATCCCTACCCGCACTGATCGATGATCGGCCCGACCATGATCATCGACCACTCTCACGGTAAAGCTGCCGCTGACCGGTGACCAGAAAAAGGTTTCTCCCGCTTTGGACGTGCCGACAAACCTATCGTCAACAAACCAGTACAGCTGTCGTACATCTCCATCGGCCACAGCACTGAAAGGGATTTGTTCCCTATCCAGGGTTTCACTACGCAAGCGATATTCGATATGAGCTGTCGGTGACTGGATCAGGGGTGGCGTTCCGCTTCTGCTTTGGGTATCAAGATCGCAATCTTCATCAAAAAC
Protein-coding sequences here:
- a CDS encoding zinc ribbon domain-containing protein YjdM — its product is MSDFPSCAKCGSEYTYEDREMYICPECGHEWLKDSVAETEETEKVIRDAHGNELKDGDAVTVIKDLKVKGSSAVVKVGTKVRNIRLVDGDHDIDCKIDGIGAMKLKSEFVKKA
- a CDS encoding TIR domain-containing protein, producing the protein MKVFLSWSGQRARALAEVLRDWLPEVLQAVQPWLSPEDIPLGPHWASEIAHRLENADAGIICLTQENVHPRWLRFEAEALSSSLTAPLSIYALDLIPADIGGPLSPFQCAIAKKESTYRLIDSLNTLSGKYMMTEENLKRVFEIQWPVLEDLLRSVSELKTEEKDNKKHKSFEEKLDEALDLLHSLCASNSPTSTQSGRSQTLRPKIFHSQPRVFVSSSIEGLHIAETIQADLEAIAECTIWTQEISSENFENIVNIAADFDYAIIVLTVDDILIKNETERLGPRDNIVFELGLFTGTLGRAHTFMVLCKDDPIHLPSDLVGVTVAMYSRRSADNLKTALDPVCIQIKRAMGVA